GTGGCAGGACTCGGCAACAGCGAGGGGAGCCAGAAGGCACTCAATATGCTCTTTGCCATCCGAACCATACAGGAGCGGACAGGCAGAGACTTGGGAGCGACATTTCTGTCGGGAACAACTATCAGTAACTCACTGACTGAGTTGTATCTGCTTTTCAAGTACCTGCGCCCCAAGGAACTGGAGCGTCAGGACATCCGCTGTTTCGATGCGTGGGCGGCAATCTTCGCCAAGAAAACTACCGACTTCGAGTTTAACGTCACCAACAACATCGTACAGAAGGAACGTTTCAGATACTTCATCAAGGTACCGGAGCTTGCTGCTTTCTACAACGAGATAACCGACTATCGCACGGCGGAGGCGGTTGGCGTGGACAGACCACAGAAGAACGAGATCCTTCATAACATACCACCGACACCCGAGCAGGAGGACTTCATCCAAAAACTGATGGAGTTTGCCAAGACGGGCGATGCTACCATCCTCGGCAGACTTCCACTGTCAGAAACGGAAGAGAAGGCAAAGATGCTCATTGCCACGGACTATGCCCGAAAGATGGCTCTCGATATGCGCATGATAGACCCGACTTGTGAGGATCATCCCGACAATAAGGCGAGCCATTGTGCCAAGATGATAGCGGACTATTACAAACGCTATGACAATCACAAGGGCACGCAGTTCGTATTCTCAGATCTTGGCACATACAGACCTGGGGAATTCAACGTGTATTCTGAAATCAAGCGTAAGCTGATAGAGGATTATGGAATACCCTCGTCAGAGATTCGCTTCATTCAGGAGTGCAAGAACGAGAGGGCAAGAAAGGCGGTGATAGCAGCCATGAACGAGGGTTCGGTACGAGTATTGTTCGGCTCCACATCCATGTTAGGTACAGGCGTAAATGCACAAAAAAGGTGTGTTGCTATTCATCATTTGGACACACCGTGGGTGCGACATGAAGTCGCATAGATAATTGTTGGAATGATACTTTAAGTATCAGTTTTAACCCGCTGTTCCGTCAGCGGTAGCCTACCGACCGATGCACCTTAATGTTGTATTAAGCGGTCGGGACAAAGTACACTTTCACAAGACAAGACAGAACCGTGAGGGGAAGTCAAGTATGGTTAGTATCATACCGTAGAGTGGCGAGGCTGGATAGTATGGTTAGCGTAAGCGAACTGTTAGTAAACTTCGTAATGTCGTAAAAGAGTGCAAGATACTGATACACTCTACCCAAAATGGGATGCGGTCAGATAATCCTCTCCATGGTAGGATTACACGGATGTAAAGACCGTCGGAGGATGAGACAGAACCTAACCTATCCGTTAGTTATCTATGTGGAACATGGTAAGCCTGTACATCTCCTGTCAGACAAAAGACAGGTAAGCTGAAAGTAATGGATGCTGAATGATGTGCAGGTATAAGATAACAGAGAAAGCGAATGCCGTTCTGTAATGGGACGGATAGGGTTTGAGCCACTTATCACGAGTTGACAAGGGACAACATCAACCTACCACGAAAGTGGGCAGACTTCTGTGGTAATGTTTGGGAGGCAAATACCCAACATTAGCCAAATGGTAATTCTTTACAATAAACTTTTAGAACTTTTTAAAGTAGGAATGCAAATGAACGATAAAATCAAAGAAAATCTCCTCGACCAATCGTGTGCGCCGACTGACAACCTGCAATCAAATTGGGACAGAATAGACTGGACTAAGGCGGAGCAAGCTGTTAAGAAGCTTCAAGCTCGTATTGTAAAGGCTCAGAAGGAAGGCAGACATAACAAGGTGAAAGCCTTGCAATGGACGCTTACCCACTCTTTTTACGCAAAAGCCTTAGCCGTAAAGAGGGTTACTTCTAACGGGGGTGGTTGTACTCCTGGGGTTGACAAAGAAATATGGGATACCCCTAAAGCTAAAATGCAAGCAATAACCCAACTCAAACGCAGAGGCTACCAGCCAATGCCGCTGAGAAGAGTTCATATCAAGAAGAGCAACGGCAAACTGCGACCGTTGGGAATACCGACAATGAAAGACAGAGCCATGCAAGCACTCTATCTTATGGCATTGGAGCCTGTATCAGAAACTACAGCTGATACTCGTTCATACGGTTTCCGCAAGGAACGCTGCTGTATGGATGCAATACAGCAATGTCATAACATTCTCCGAAAGGGATATTCTCCCGAATGGATTTTGGAGGGTGACATAAAAGGGTGTTTTGACCATATCAGCCATGAGTGGTTACTTGCCAATATCCCAATGGATAAGGCAATACTCCGAAAATGGTTGAAATGTGGCTATGTTTTCAACAAGCAAATGTTCCCGACCGAGGAAGGAACACCGCAAGGTGGTATAATTTCTCCGACACTTGCCAATATGACTTTGGACGGATTGCAGAAAGCTCTTGCAGATAGATATAAGCGCCATCATGTTAATGGTAAGTTGTATTCACCAATGGTGAACCTTGTACGTTATGCGGATGATTTTATCATCACTTGCGAGAACAAGGAAACTCTTGAAAATGAAATCAAGCCATTGGTTGCTGAATTTATGTCTGAAAGAGGTCTGACCTTATCAGAGGAAAAGACGGTGATAACCAACGTGCATGACGGTTTTGATTTTCTTGGCTTTAATATCCGCAAATACGGCAAGGACATATTGACCAAGCCGACAAAGAAATCCGAGAAACGCTTTATGGAGAATATCCGTAAGGTAATTAAGGAGAACAAGGGTTGCAGACAGGAGTCGTTAATCAGAATGTTGAACTCTAAAATCCGAGGATGGGGAGGTTATTATCAGCATGGGGCGACACGTGATTCATTTCACAGAATCGACCATCAGATATTCCTCTCACTATGGCAATGGGCAAAACGCCGTCATTCCAAGAAAGGGAAACGGTGGATAAAAGACCGATATTGGCATGACATTCGAGGGAACAAATGGACTTTCGCTTCAAAATTCAAGAAACCAAACGGAAAGGAAGACCAATTGACATTATTGTCTCTGACTTCATCGTTTCCATTCCTGCAATACACGCAGATTAAAGGAGACATGAACCCGTTTGATGCAGACTGTCGTCTGTACTTCTATAAAAGAAAGAAGTCGAAAATGCTTGTTACGCTAAAAGGACGCAAGTCACTGCTGTACCTATGGGAAAAGCAAGGACGCAAATGTCCTATATGCGGTGAGCCTATTGATACGCACAAGGCATGGAATGTCATGCCAACCGTTCAAAACGGAAAGAAATGCAATCTGTTGGTTCATGATGAATGTTTTAAATTATCCCGCAAATCAAATGGAAACAAGAAGTAGTTTGAGCCGGTCTCTGCATACAAACAGAGGCTTAGAAAAGCTTGAGCCGTATGAGGGGAAACTCTCATGTACGGTTCTTAGGGGGGAAGAGGGCAGCAATGCCCTTGACCTACCCGATCGACCGTCAGACTTGGCACAGCGTGACGGTCGAGGTGTGCGTGCCGGCAACGAGATTGCCAAAATCTATGCCGACAACAAGGTGGATGTCATCATCTATGCGGTGGAAAAGTCGCTTGACTCGTACAAGTTTAACCTCCTGCACTGCAAGCAGACTTTTATCTCGCAGTTGAAAAGCGGAGCCTTGGGGGCGAGAACCATTGACGAGGGAGCGATGGACGAGAAATCGGGCATGAATTTTTCCGAGTATATGGCTATTCTCTCCGGAAATACCGACTTGCTTGACAAGGCAAAGCTGGAGAAGAAGATTGCTTCTCTGGAGGGTGAGCGCAAATCGTTCAACAGGGGCAAGCGTGATTCGGAACAGAAACTGAAGTCAAAGTCAGAAGAGCTGGACGGCAATCGGACTATACTCAAAGGCATGACAGCGGACTATGACAAGTTTATGAGTCAGGCAAAGAAGGATATGGACGGGAATATTCTCAATCTCATCACCCTTAACGGTCTCGAGTCCAATAATCTGGAAGTGATAGGCAAACAGCTTCAAAGGATGGCAAAAACGGAAAGGACAGATGGGGAATACAAGGAAATAGGTGCAATTTATGGATTTCCTATCAAGGTCGTAAGCGAGACAAGCTTTGAGAGCGGTCTTCCCTTCGTTGATAACCGC
The Segatella copri DNA segment above includes these coding regions:
- a CDS encoding DNA methylase, encoding METRSSLSRSLHTNRGLEKLEPYEGKLSCTVLRGEEGSNALDLPDRPSDLAQRDGRGVRAGNEIAKIYADNKVDVIIYAVEKSLDSYKFNLLHCKQTFISQLKSGALGARTIDEGAMDEKSGMNFSEYMAILSGNTDLLDKAKLEKKIASLEGERKSFNRGKRDSEQKLKSKSEELDGNRTILKGMTADYDKFMSQAKKDMDGNILNLITLNGLESNNLEVIGKQLQRMAKTERTDGEYKEIGAIYGFPIKVVSETSFESGLPFVDNRFVVEGHYKYQYNNGHLAKSDPIAAANNFVNALQKIQGYIEQYDSRCRTLEKEIPQLKEIASKVWKREEELKSLKTELAALDRKIQLELAPPVQEKDISDKPQKENNTIKSGEFYADTIVQQERKVRIGL
- the ltrA gene encoding group II intron reverse transcriptase/maturase, which gives rise to MNDKIKENLLDQSCAPTDNLQSNWDRIDWTKAEQAVKKLQARIVKAQKEGRHNKVKALQWTLTHSFYAKALAVKRVTSNGGGCTPGVDKEIWDTPKAKMQAITQLKRRGYQPMPLRRVHIKKSNGKLRPLGIPTMKDRAMQALYLMALEPVSETTADTRSYGFRKERCCMDAIQQCHNILRKGYSPEWILEGDIKGCFDHISHEWLLANIPMDKAILRKWLKCGYVFNKQMFPTEEGTPQGGIISPTLANMTLDGLQKALADRYKRHHVNGKLYSPMVNLVRYADDFIITCENKETLENEIKPLVAEFMSERGLTLSEEKTVITNVHDGFDFLGFNIRKYGKDILTKPTKKSEKRFMENIRKVIKENKGCRQESLIRMLNSKIRGWGGYYQHGATRDSFHRIDHQIFLSLWQWAKRRHSKKGKRWIKDRYWHDIRGNKWTFASKFKKPNGKEDQLTLLSLTSSFPFLQYTQIKGDMNPFDADCRLYFYKRKKSKMLVTLKGRKSLLYLWEKQGRKCPICGEPIDTHKAWNVMPTVQNGKKCNLLVHDECFKLSRKSNGNKK